Within the Erythrolamprus reginae isolate rEryReg1 unplaced genomic scaffold, rEryReg1.hap1 H_26, whole genome shotgun sequence genome, the region atgttcttcgggtaatgtgcacaaatgctcgaagcttgagcaacaagctctgtgaattaatggccataatatctagagataatttggacctggttgccataactgagacatggtttaaggattctaatgaatgggaaatatccataccaggatatacactgtataggaaggatagaatagagagaaggggaggtggagtagccatttatattaaagaaagtctaaaaacaacactaattcaaaatacgtgtcaagatctagagactctctggatttgcatgcaaaataaagaaggttctgtcattagaattggggtgatctataggcctccagggcaatccgaggaatatgacaacaagatggtggatgaaattacccaaatggcagtaaagggagatattgtggttatgggtgatttcaacatgcctgatgttgactggaaaatccccagtgcccttacatgcaaaagtaagaatatagtagaggcctttacaggagcagctctggcacagctggttaagacaccaactagaggggagaatattctagatttagtttttacgaatgggaattgggtttcagatgtcaaggtgggagaaaatttaggttgcagtgaccatctatgtttgtggtttgatgtaaaaactcattgtgagcaatcctataatgcaaccaaagtattggatttcagaaaaacaaattttaatgcaatgggagaatatttagataatgaattaaaggggagggataaaatggcaggagcgagcatccagtggactgtattaaaaaaggccatcttaaaagccactggactgtatgtaagacaaataactaaaggtaaaaggaagaagaaaccgctatggtttagcaatgatgtaagggctatagtcaatgaaaaaaaggctgcctataggaggtataaagagtctggaagtatagctgatagggaggtatataaaatgagacagaaggaggcgaaacagataatatatgctgctaaagcctcaaaagaggaagaaattgccaaatctgtaaagaagggggataaaaccttcttcagatatattagtgataagaagaaaaactgcggcatcacgaagcttagtaccgggaataatatatgcattaatgggaataaggagatcgctgaccatttcaatagctacttctgttcagttttctcaaaagacaccttacaaaataatactatagagggatatagcattgcttccagctgtacggattcagctccagtgatcttagaagccgatgtcttagaagaacttgaacgattaaagataaataaggcaatgggtccagatggcatccaccccagagttcttaaagaactcagatctgtcattactacccccgactgatttgtttaaccaatccttgttaacaggagaagttcctgaggattggagaatggccagtgttgtgcctattcacaagaagggcagtagagaagaagctggtaactacaggccagttagcttgacatcagttgtagttaaaatgatggagactctactcaaaaagaggataaatcagcacctaaaaaacaataacttattggacccaaatcagcatggctttactgaaggcaaatcatgtcagactaatctcattgatttctttgactatgtcacaaaggtgttggatgaaggtggtgccgtggatattgcctacctggacttcagcaaagcctttgatacggttccacataaagagctgatagataaattagtgaagattggacttaatccctggatagttcaatggatttgcagctggctgaagcgtagacatcagagagttattgttaatggcgagtattctgagtcctattctttttaatatatttgtgagtgacataggggaaggtttggtagggaaggtttgcctatttgccgatgactctaaagtgtgcaatagggttgatattcctggaggcgtctgtaatatggtaaatgatttagctttactagataaatggtctaagcaatggaaactgcagtttaatgtttccaaatgtaaaataatgcacttggggaaaaggaatcctcaatctgagtattgtattggcagttctgtgttggcaaatacttcaaaagaaaaggatttaggggtagtgatttctgacagtctcaaaatgggtgaacagtgcagtcaggcggtagggaaagcaagtaggatgcttggctgcatagctagaggtataacaagcaggaagagggagattatgatcccactatatagaatgctggtgagaccccatttggaatactgtgtccagttctggagacctcacctacaaaaagatattgacaaaattgaacgggtccaaagacgggctacaagaatggtggaaggtcttaagcataaaacgtatcaggaaagacttaatgaactcaatctgtatagtctggaggacagaaggaaaaggggggacatgatcgaaacatttaaataaaagggttaaataaggtccaggagggaagtgtttttaataggaaagtgaacacaagaacaaggggacacaatctgaagttagttgggggaaagatcaaaagcaacatgagaaaatattattttacagaaagagtagtagatccttggaacaaacttccagcagacgtggtagataaatccacagtaactgaatttaaacatgcctgggataaacatatatccatcctaagataaaatacagaaaatagtataagggcagactagatggaccatgaggtctttttctgccgtcagacttctatgtttctatgtttctaaaagggcTGTAGTTTTCCATTTCTGCCCTAGTTGGTACGGCTGTGAATTCTAGGGACTAAACTGCCCATGTCACAAAATTctctcaaatacagtgatcccccgggtatcgcgatcccgatcattgcgaacggctatatcgcgatttttccacccggaagtaaacaacaccatctgcgcatgcgtgccctttttttctatggccacgcatgcgtagatgatggagtttccccgctgggcagatcagctgctgggcggcttccctgggtcttccccctcttgccccggtaagaccccgcAACGGCGTGgtcgggtgaagggcgggcggggaaaccccagcgccgcttcccggcacgagcaacggcgtgggcgggcgaagggcgggtggtgCGCgcacggggaaaccccagcgaacggcgtgggcgggcgaagggcgggcggtgcgcgcgcggggaaaccccagtgccgcttcccagctgggaagcggtgcgagcaAAGGCGTggacgggcgaagggcgggcggcgcgcggggaaaccccagcgaacggcgtgggtgggtgaagggcgggcggcgcgcgcgcggggaaaccccagcgaacggcgtgggcgggcgaagggcgggctgcGCGAAGGGCGGGCAGCGCgcacgcggggaaaccccagcgccgcttcccagctgggaagcggcgcgggcaaaggcatgggcgggcgaagggcgggcggcacgcgcgcggagaagcggcagcagcgaggcggcggggaaaccccaatcttcggctcctcgctgctgcggtggaagtaaaaacaccatctgcgcatgcgcagatggtgcttttacttccgcagcgctacttcgcgaaaaaccgatcatcgcgaggggtcctggaacggaaccctcacgataccCGGGAGATCACTGTACCACTGTCTGCTACTGTGTGAGTGCCATTCAGacattattaccatatttttcagaaataggttatgacctataaagcccttcatggcaccggaccagaatatcttcgggaccgcctcctgccgcacgaatcccagtgactggttaggtcccacagagtcggccttctttgggtcctgtcgactaaacaatgtcgtctggcggaacccaggggaagagccttctctgtgggggctctgaccctctggaaccagctcccccgagattaggatagcccccaccctccctgcctttcgcaaactccttaaaacccacctctgtcgtcaggcatggggaaactaaaacatctcccccttgcccatgttgttttgccgtctgattgattgactgtgtgtctgttttttatatatattgggattgttttatgaattttttaaatttaaaattgtaattagattggtgggaattggatttgttactatgtactgtttttattattgttgtgagccgccccgagtttccagagaggagcagcatataaatccaataaatctaatctaatctatataagacacaccttactcCCCTAAAAGAGACTGGAAATTTGGATACGTCTTTGAATGTGGTTTTTCcaaagttttttccccccccagcccAATGAGGCGCTAACAATGTTCTGGGATATTCCAAGGCTTgcgggctttttcattgctactccctccaaataatgttttttccagccctaagtctttgcaggcttttattcattgttactccctccaaataaggttttttaaaaccaggtgataaaataatgtgttgaagattactaaggacgctaaccagatgaatatctggtaggcagattcctccaccaccattttcctccccaaaaactaaggtgcatcttatactccgaaaaatacagcaaGTTCTTTTAGTGTCTTGGTAAAAAACAACTTAGAAATTCATTAAGCATTGAAGGGATTTTAATGTTAGGACGTTCTATCCTCCATAAAAGCACTGATCTGCAGCTTATGCTTATGTTTCTAAATaagttttttggattttttttgccagGTATAAAACTAAACAAAACATGAGATCGATCAGGGTCCCCGTGACGCATGGATGAAAATTAGTAAGAAACGCCCCATAGCAAGGGTGATTTTCCCCCTTTTAACTAGCCAGCATAGAAGTAAACTAGGATGCGAAGAGAAGTGTTAATACATTCATTCATGCAGATCAATGAGGAGACAGCATGTGCAAATTAGTCTTCTTGGAATGGAGATCCAAAAGGTTTTCCCCAAGGCGAGGAAAACAGGAAATTGAAGATCTCTGATCTTCATCCACGTAGGTGTGGatgcaacagaacagaacagaatagaatagcagagttggagaagaccttggaggtcttctagtccaaccccatgctcctcgggtgccgaaaaagtgtgggcgtacactattgtgcatgcgtgagtgcccacacccataatccaatgcccggggagggcaaaaacagcctcccccacccccggaggccctctggaggctggaagtggcctctttcccaacttgtcttgtgttttgccctccccaggcttccctggagccaggagagggtaaaaacaccctcccccaccccgttggaggctctctggaagccaaaaacgccctccctgaacctttgtgcaagccaaaaatcagctggctggcacacacatggacgttggaactgagctagggcaagtttgccatcactgccccataccatttcagacaaatggttgtccaatctattctgaaaaacctccagtgagggagcacccacaacttcttgtggcaagccgttccaccggttaattgtaATTTctgtttagttctaggttgcttctctctttgaatgagtttccatctgttgcttcttgtcttgccttctggtgctcttGGAGAATAGGTTCTCTGTGTCAgaccctcagatattggaagagtTCTATCATGTCATCgcctagtccttttcattaaaccagccatgcccattTCTTGCAATCCTTCTTCgtatgttttggcctccagtctCCAAATCATCTTTGTCGGTCTtctcttattctcttttattccgaTCCCTTTCTCTCCAAAATCTCCAGGGTACCAAGGTTAGTttacaacagtgattttcaaccttttttgagccgcggcacatattttacatttacgaaaccctggggcacattgagtggggggagggtgggggctaaaaacagtttggacaaaaaatttctctctcttcctccctttcgctctatttctctctcgctccctctttctctcccttccttctttctctctccatccctttctttctcttccttcctcttttttgctctccctccctccctccctctctttctctctctcttgctttctgtctctctcttgctttctttctctctctgaactttgcggcacacctgaccatgtctcacggcacactagtgtgccgtggcacactggttgaaaaacactggtttacaaGATGGGAGTGTAGAACTCTGATGACATTGTTGTAGGCTAACATTTTGAGGGCTTTTTTTTTGCCCTTTTCTCGTGGACCTCTCTGCACTTTATCCTTCGGAGGAGACTTCCCCCACCCCACAAGGGGGGCTTCCTTCCCCACTTAACACCGACACTGGATTTGGATTGTGAGCAAGTCAGCAAGTCTAAACAAAGAGTAGTCTTCCTCGCGAGGTGACGGTCCAATGTCAGGAGTTGTGTGAATGCTCTGCCGGGGATCgcaaaagctacaagcagtggatTTTTGGTTCAGTGAAAAGCCTGCTGGGGGAACAGGAAGCAAACCCAACTGTCTGAGTCGATTCTGGTGTGTTTGTGGGTGGGTGTCCAGGTGCCTATTGGGCTCCAACCTTGATCTTCTACTTTTCCTATCAAACTTAAGGTCCAGCAAGTCTCCCCGTCTTTTCTTCTCCTCTGGAGACAGAGTTTTGCCTACAGAAAGTGTATCCAGCCAGTTTCACAGCAATCTTGCATGGGGCTGGGGAACTCGTCTTCCTCAGCGACGCAAAGAGGAGGCCGCAGAGAGTAGTTGCGTCCCTGGTTGTTGTCCCAGAATTCCTTCCCCCCCACCAGGTAGCAGAGGGCAAACTCGAGCACCACTCCGGCGGAGAGTGGGACTGGCAGGGGCAGCCGGAAGGCAAAGCGGTCGGCGTGGTCCCGGTCCCGCCCTGCGGGGGCAGCGTAAGTGGCGCGAGCTTCGTGCTCGGTGGCCCAAAAGTTCCAGGTGTATCGCACGGAGACCCTTTTCTCATAGGCCAGATTGAGTACACGGACGGtgccagaaacacaggatcccTCGGCCCGGACGCCTTCCAGCAGCACACACTGGGCCAAAAGACGGGGCAGGAAATCAGGCATGCTCAGAGGGTCCAGGAACATGGGCTCCAGCAGCCGGGTCTGCAGGTTCAAAGATTCCTGAGGAGGTAAACGATGGGAGAGCAAGGATTAATCAACTTCTTTTAATGAgcccataatagaaacatagaaacatagatgtccgacggcagaaaaagacctcctggtccatctagtctgcccttatactatttcctgtgttttatcttaggatggatatatgtttatcccaggcatgtttaaattcagtgactgtggatttatctaccacatctgctggaagtttgttccaaggatctactactctttcagtaaaataatattttctcatgttgcttctgatctttcccccaactaacctcagattgtgtccccttgtccttgtgttcactttcctattaaaaacacttccctcctggaccttatttaactctttaacatatttaaatgtttcgatcaggtccccccttttccttctgtcctccagactatacagattgagttcatgaagtctttcctgatacgttttatgcttaagaccttccactattcttgtagcccgtctttggacccgttcaattttgtccaaagGCGGGCTATCCTTCAGCACATGGGGATGAAACTGAGCCTTCCAGCTGGTGCGCTTGTAGAgaaaaggatggagagagaatgtaaaaaaaaaaggggagatCAGAAAGGGGGATAGgtcatgggaaagaaaaaaagaggggaaggtGGAAAACCAGGGaagatgggggggagggagagagagaaatgacagccAGTTtgtaaaagccctacatggcatcggagcagactacctccagaaccgccttctgccgcacgaatcccagcgaccgattaggtcccacagagttggccttctccgggtcccgtcaactaagcaatgccgtctggtggaccccagggaaagagccttctctgtgctggtcttaccctctggaatcaactcccccccagagattaggactgcccccaccttctttGCCCTTTGAAAAACCCCCTATGTCGCCATGcagggggaaattgatatacccctcagctgttacgatttatgtatggtctatttgggttgtatgattgttttttactataagggttttaaatattggttttaatgttggatttgtactctgtatattgtgcgttgtgagccgctccgagtctttggagaggggcggtatataaatctaataaataataataaaaataataattgtgtggggggggtgggggtttgCACTctagagccttcagggaagcttcctgaagctccagattgcaaaaacagcccaacaagaacaccagaagtgcgtttttctaaactcccggtttgcccattgggcgttTTTGTGCActccggagggtgaaacagccttctcCAAAGCTGAAAATCACTGGATCATGCATGAGCACAAGCACTGATGTAGGGCAATGACTCACGTGCCCTccgataggtttgccatcacgggcccAATCAACAACACTTCTTACTTCCCTTCTTAAGACTTTGAAGGCACAGGAACATGTCCAGGGTGTTAGGAGCCTTAAGTAATTGGTCCCTATCATCTGCGTGGctcaatatttaaataaataaataaataaataaataaataaataaataaataaataaataaataaataaataaataaataaataataaaccagcCGGAAAAAATGTTGAATTGCCACCCGCAGACTTTTGGCAGCCAAAAACTATGGCGACCAGCCGACAAGGGTTTTGTTCTTGTCACTTGAATCTCTAAAGCCTTGAatgttttgtgggtttttttgcaaaataccTTATTATTCCTagaaatggttttttttcttcttctcgaTTTAGAATTTTGCACTGATTCAAGGCCAGTGTTTTAACGCGCtgacattttcttcctttttaaaaaaaattagaagtaaTAGAAACTGTCCGCCTGGAATAAAGCTCCCAATATAGTCATAACTTCTGGGCTATGCATTATTCAGCTGGTTTTAAATTGGCTAGCCCTGTTGCCATGACGTTGTTGTTTTCTCTCTAATGGATTTAAGGGTAAATCCTCGGGCACCGTACAGAAATCTGGAAAACGGGGAATGAGATTCTATTCggttccattccatcccatcctttctctcctctcgtcatattctattccattctttcccTACTACCCGCCTCTACTCTAATGAAgtagtctattctattcagacACTGTATCTTGCTTAAAACTGGCTTACGACAGCACCCCCTTGTGGCCACTGGAGGCAGCACTATTTCTGTTGCAAGGAAGACATTGTTGACCTTCAGGGACCTGTTCCTGTTGGGCCCCCCCGTCCGGCGCCCTCAACAAAACGAACATCCTGTTCTTCTCCTTTGCTGGGGAAAAGAAATCGCGTGGTTCTAACTTTTATGGAAGACTCACCCAAACCCCACCCCCGAGGTACTTCCAGGCAGGATCGACCCCCTTTACCTTCAATGGTGGGCAGAATGGCAGACACGGCGCAAAGTGGCTGAGCGAGTCGCGCCTCAGctggttgtggaccctctctggcACCTGAGGGAGATCGTTGGGCCAAAACTGCCGCACGCTGATCAGCTCCAGGCCCAAGGAGTCGGCGAAGCGCACCCTCTTGCGGGTCCTGGGGCTACGGCTGCGGGATGCTCCTCGTATCCTGCCCTGAGCTGGGGCTGAGCGAGTCCGGCGCCTTCCCCTCCTTTTAGGTCCCCGGAAGAGATGGCGACGTCTCTGGGGCCTGCCTCGCGGCCTGCCCTCGGACTCGGATTCAGAGCCTTCGGTTCCCGAATCCTCTGCGATGCTCGGACGGGCTGTGCGATAATAGGCCCTCTCGTACAAGCCAGCAATGTAGCTTAAGTTGCGGGGAATGTTGCTGGGGGTCAAAGGGGAAGGCGGAGCGCGGGCCATAGGAGCAAAGTGGCCGACCTCTCTTCCGTACGGACCAGCTCACTTACCCTGGCCAATCGATTATGATCTTTTAATCGAGGTTACCTTTAGGGAACACAGCCCTTGGTCAAGCCTTCCACgagatttgtccttgctttcacGGTGCTCAGGGTTCTCCCCCTGTCCTATATTTCTTTGGGTGTGGGTGGGGAAGACTTGTCTCTTGATCATTCTCTTGCTCGTCTTCCGATCTTCAGAGCACTGAGATCTCCTTGGATCCTGCGACTTCCTCGGACCGCGGATTCCGAAGTCTTGTTGCTGCTCAGCAATCGTTCTGTTCTTCACGGGAATTTTTGCAGGGTGGGTTGGCAGGAATAAATGCCTGGTTGTCTGCCATCAGTGATCTCTGTTTCTCCCATTGAGTCTTCTGCCTGGTTCCATTCTAGCAGGAGAGAAGGGGAATTGTCTGCCCAAGATCCGTTACTTGTAACATTAAGTCTGCTCCTTCAGTCAAAATGTCGTATGTCTGCCTCATCTCTGCTTTTGGTCCTATCGCACCAGCCGTCTAAGCTGCCCTCTGTCTCTCTTGGTTATCTACATCTCCTGAACTTGCTGACATCTTAGGCAGATGCTAAATGTGCAAACACCCTCTCCCCCTTAGGCTATTGATCCAATTGGGGTGGGGGATGTTCACCTCTTGCCAAGGGTTCCATCATTGCTTTCCGCCTTCCAGCTGTCACTCACTCCATCTGAATGTCTCTCCCTCTGGTTCAATCCTTCTCTAACTCCACCGAAGCCCGCCTTGTCCATGCAACAGCGTCTTTTCCTTGTGAGCTCACAAGCTTATGAGCTTTAGTTTTGGGCGGGTGGGGGGGCAGTTCTGTCCAGCCAAAGTTGACTTCAAAATGACTCTCGCCGCCAATCTTGGAAAGCTTGGGCTTTCACTTTCTGCCCGGATCGATGTTTGAGCGAGGAATCTTTGAAGAAATCCCACGAATCGCACCCAAAATGAGAGTTCTGGAAGAGCGGCAATGGAAAGAGTCTCTAGGTTGAGACTCCgaaagggtttttttaacttCTGGAAAGGGAGGTCCAGGTGCCAAGGACAAAGTGTCTCTTTCAAAAAGAAGATCTCCGTGCCAAGAAATGTTTCCACTGAGATGAATAATTCAGATGATGGAAGGGAGTTAATGCACTGTCACAAGATACCGAGAGGAGAAAACCTCACACTCACCGAGGAAAGAGAGTGGATCAAAAATGGGGGTCATTGACATGGATCAGTTTGTAAACAGGAGGTCAGGAATGGGATCCGGCCGTGGGCGGACTTCCAGGTTGCCCTGAAGGAGTAAAGCAGAGACATTTTCCAGCCCGTCCCCCCGCAAGACATCTTATAACTTCGGATATCAAAAAAGGGAGGGGTCGTGTTGTGTTGGTGGGATCATTAACTAGGAAATCCTGTTTACATCTGAATCACTGAGGTTTATTCGTCCGGTCATGAATAATGAATCTCCATCTTGATCGGTCAAAATTCCCTTGAGCTCTTCGTTGTGCAGTATAGAAAGGGTTGAGCTgtgcaatttttttaaatggaggGAGGGTCTTTTCTCTTTCGGATGCAAATTGATCAACTTCTCCCAGACCACCGAGTCTGGGCGGTCAAGCCAGGAGGAGAAACTTTAAGGCAACTTCTGAAAGATACCCGAACCCAGCTATTTGGCTGGTCTGTCTGTCCGGAGAGATGGACCAAGTTCCTTGGCTGTTCTACAATCTATGATCGTAGCAgctttaagataggtggacttcagctcccagaattccccatgctgGC harbors:
- the LOC139155512 gene encoding protein phosphatase 1 regulatory subunit 3E-like, whose protein sequence is MARAPPSPLTPSNIPRNLSYIAGLYERAYYRTARPSIAEDSGTEGSESESEGRPRGRPQRRRHLFRGPKRRGRRRTRSAPAQGRIRGASRSRSPRTRKRVRFADSLGLELISVRQFWPNDLPQVPERVHNQLRRDSLSHFAPCLPFCPPLKESLNLQTRLLEPMFLDPLSMPDFLPRLLAQCVLLEGVRAEGSCVSGTVRVLNLAYEKRVSVRYTWNFWATEHEARATYAAPAGRDRDHADRFAFRLPLPVPLSAGVVLEFALCYLVGGKEFWDNNQGRNYSLRPPLCVAEEDEFPSPMQDCCETGWIHFL